In Streptomyces sp. NBC_01381, the sequence TCGGCCGGCAGGCGAAGGGTGTCGAGGCTGACACCAGGCACCCCGGTGACCACGATGGTCCGCTCGGTCGAGTCCGCCGCTGCCAGAGAGGGCGCGCGGCCCGCGCCCAGAGTGGCAGTCCACTTCTCGTACGCGTCGACTTCACGGCGATGGAGCTTCGGGCCGACGTGTTGCTTGACGAACCACCGGTGCCCGTCGGCTCCTTGAACCTCCCACACAGAGGGCCGCATGTCGCTTGGCCTGGAGTGTTCCGTGATGACGGTGTACTCGTCGGTCACCGTTGCCATCAGGCTGTGGAGGTTCATCGGCATCGTGCTCACTACGCGGCTTCCTTCCGTTCGCTGACCCACCGCACGGCACCATGAGTGATCACTTGAGTACTCATGGTGTTGTCGTGCGGGTGCGTAGCTTGCCAACCAGCACTGACAATCCGCTCTGACCTGCGGACTTCTACGCCGAGCAGCCCGTAGCCCCAGCCCAGAGTGACCAGGTGCGCATCGGTGGCGGCACCGGCACGTCGCCGCAGACGCCGTATCCACACCCCTGCCGTGCTTCGGGCGGCGCGGAATGTGCCGCCGATCTGGCCGTGCGTGGCTCCGGAAGCAATCAGGTGCCACAGGCGCAGGTCGAGATCGTCGAACTCCACGGCGCAGTGCGCCCGGTGAGGGCGGTCGAGCTCTCCACCGATGTAGGCCTGGTGCACGAGCCCTGGTTGTCCCGTCACCTGCAGCCGCTGACTCGTCCGAAGTAGGTGGGTGCTGACGGTGTCCAGGGTGATCCCGAGTGCGCCGGCCACGGCGGGTCTCGATCCTCCGGCCGCGATCAAGCGGAGAACACGCAACTGGTGCGGAGTCAGCCGCCTCTTCAGGGCGGTGGAGCTGTGGGCAGTCATGGAAGCGGCGTCCCTTCGTCGCATCGCTTAGGGGTGGGCGGCACCAGTTGGCGCCGCCCATGAGGTCAGGCTCGGGTGAGCCAACGCTGTCGCTCGGCGTCGGTGACCAGCTGCTGGTGGTGGTTCAGTTCCAACTGAGCCAGGTGTGCGTAGTGGGCCACGACGTCTGGGCCGACTGCGTCTAGCACCGTGGGACTGTGCCTGAATGACACGAGGGCCTGCTGCAACGTGGACGCCACAGGCATGGCGCCGTTAGCGCAGGCGTAAGCGTTGCCGCTTTCGGCGAGGCCAGACTTCAACTGGTGCGCGATGCCGTAGTTGATGCCCGCGAGCGCCGCGGCCAGAGCCAGGTAGGGGTTGGCATCTGCGCCCGGGACCCGAAGCTCCAGGTGGCGGCCTTCACCGTGGCCGACTACGCGGATCGCGCAACTGCGGTTGTCGACTCCCCAGGTGAAAGCGGTCGGGGCGAACGACTTGGGCGTGAACCGCTTGTACGAGTTGACGTTCGGCGCGTACAGCGGTCCGAAGGAGGGCAGGGCGTCGAGCATTCCGGCGATCGCGTGTTCGGCGAGGTCGGACAGACGGCCGTCGGGGCCGGTGATGGCGCTCGCCCCGTCCCGCCACAGCGACATATGCAAGTGCAGGCCGCTGCCAATACCTGTTTCGGGTGCGGCCATGAAGGTCGGTGCCAGGCTGCAGCGCCTCCCGACAGCGCGTACGGCGTGCTTGAACAGCAGATGCCCATCGCAGGCCGCGACAGGGTCGCCGTACTGGAAGGTGACCTCGACCTGGCCCGGCGCTCCTTCCGTCTTGATCGCCTCCACCGGCAGGCCGGCGCCGGTCAGGGCTGCCTGCAGGCGATGAAAGAAGCGGTCGACTTCCGGTGCGTGATCGAGTGCGTAGTCGAGGTTCTCCTCGGCCATCGGCATCCGCCCCTGATCGCCGCCTGCGGAGGCCTGCTCGTAGGTGCCTGTGCCTCGGTAGACGACGAACTCCGTCTCCAGCCCGACCTTCACCTGCAGGCCGTGGGCGGACAGTCGCTCCAGCTGCCGCTGCAGTATGTGCCGCGGGGCCACTTCGATCGGCTGGTCCTCAGGGGTGACGGCGTCACCGAGCACCACAGCGGCTCCGCGGACCCAGGGCACCGTGCGCAGTGTCGCCAGGTCGGGGACGGCAAC encodes:
- a CDS encoding glutamine synthetase family protein, translated to MATPNAGNGALDHLPPSPKRTVPRQPSGLITPEQLRELVAAGLIDTVMFALPDLQGRLKGKRYSARHFLERVIPGGADMCAYVLATDVDMTPVDNFALASWETGYQDLVAVPDLATLRTVPWVRGAAVVLGDAVTPEDQPIEVAPRHILQRQLERLSAHGLQVKVGLETEFVVYRGTGTYEQASAGGDQGRMPMAEENLDYALDHAPEVDRFFHRLQAALTGAGLPVEAIKTEGAPGQVEVTFQYGDPVAACDGHLLFKHAVRAVGRRCSLAPTFMAAPETGIGSGLHLHMSLWRDGASAITGPDGRLSDLAEHAIAGMLDALPSFGPLYAPNVNSYKRFTPKSFAPTAFTWGVDNRSCAIRVVGHGEGRHLELRVPGADANPYLALAAALAGINYGIAHQLKSGLAESGNAYACANGAMPVASTLQQALVSFRHSPTVLDAVGPDVVAHYAHLAQLELNHHQQLVTDAERQRWLTRA
- a CDS encoding LuxR C-terminal-related transcriptional regulator, producing MRRRDAASMTAHSSTALKRRLTPHQLRVLRLIAAGGSRPAVAGALGITLDTVSTHLLRTSQRLQVTGQPGLVHQAYIGGELDRPHRAHCAVEFDDLDLRLWHLIASGATHGQIGGTFRAARSTAGVWIRRLRRRAGAATDAHLVTLGWGYGLLGVEVRRSERIVSAGWQATHPHDNTMSTQVITHGAVRWVSERKEAA